The Pediococcus inopinatus region CGCAAACTGATGTGACACAGATGGTTCAACAGCTGTTGGCGCAGAATTATATTTTTCCAGTAACCTCACTGATACTATCGGCTCAGGACTATCAACAAGACTTTTTGACAGTTCCACAATGGTGGGGGTCCGATCGCGAGCTGCGGCATAATGCGTTATTTTTGTTACCCAGTTTTGACCGCCAATCGTTTGCAAGAATTCAAAGCCAGGTGGGTGACTATGATCAGGTTGCTTATACTGCTAATATTATTTTTTGGACAGCACCATTTAAAAAAGATTATAGTAAATCATTTTATTCCAAACTTATGAAAGAGTCCTTCTACAAAGATATTACAATCAGAAACCGCAATACCGCCCTAAAATTAGGCAATTTGTTGAAGAATTCATAGATAAATAAAAGCATCCAAACTCAATTGAGTTTGGATGCTTTTTTATCTCTATTTTGTGGTGCTTTTTAGTGGTTTTTCAATTTCGTCAGTCATTTTTAAAGGGTTAGTCTTCGGGGCATACCGTTTTACGACATTTCCTTCACGATCAACGAGAAATTTTGTGAAATTCCATTTGATAGCAGAACCCAATGTACCGGGTGCGGCTTCAGTTAAATATTTAAACAAAGGTAGTGCGTCTTTGCCGTTTACATCTGCAATCGTGTGCATGGGAAAGCTCACGCCATAGGTGGTCCGACAGGCAGCAGCCGCTTCTTCACTAGTGGATACTTCTTGCTTGAATTGATTGGATGGAAATCCCAATACAACCAGCCCCTGATCCTTATATTCCTTATAAAGTTGTTCTAACTGCTTAAACTGAGGCGCAAATCCACATTTAGTAGCAGTGTTCACAATAACTAACGGGTGGTCACGATATTTTTCTAGTGAATAAGTATCACCATTCTCTAATGTAACGGTATAATCATAAATTGACATGTCCGGACCTCCTCGTATTATATAATTTGAAACTTTGTTATTTACTATTCCCTACTTAGATGTTGCGTGATATTCTCTAATTGTTCATTGGATTTAGGTCCAACTGGTATAGGCTTTCATCTCCTGTAGATTATCTACGTTATAAGCGCGCCGCCCAGACAATTCGAAACACCGCAAACCACAAGCTGTAGCGATTAATTTGATTCGTGTTCACTCGCGTGACACGCAGCTGAATCTTTTAATCTAGTCTTCTTATATTGCGAGGATGCCCGTTAGAGTTGGAATTAGGGAACATCACGCAGCACCTAAGCTTATCCAATTAATTCAAAGTGAAAGGAGGTCCTATCCTATGAATTTATATTTAGGTATTGATGTTGGTAAAAATAAATTAGACTTTTGTGCTTTAGATTCTGATCAACATTGCCGTTTTCAAGATGAAACTACTAATGATCTTAATGGTGCCGTTAAAATTAAACAGGTAATCTTAACTGAGACTAAAACCCACCATTATGAAAAGATAACTGTTGGTATGGAAGCCACCTCGGTCTATAATTTTCATCCGATGACTTTTTTCGCCGAAGATAGCGAGTTACAAGCCTTAGGCTTATCGGTTATCACCATTAACCCCTATACGTCACATCATTTTAGCCAGTTATTTGATGATGGTAAGACGGATGCGATTGATGCCAAACAATTAGCTGATTTGTTACGGATCAAACCACTGGGAACTTCAGTTGCTCGCCAAGAAAACTATGTGGCTTTGCAACGTCTAACACGGGAACGTTATCACTTGGTTAAACAAATGACTGATTCTAAAAATCATTTTTTGAATAATCTTTATTATCGTTGTAATACGTTAGAACGGGAGCTGCCAACATCCGTTTTTGGTTCAACTATGATGACCCTAATTACTGATGAAGAGTTAACCTTGGACGAGGCAGCGGCGCTACCTCTTGATGAATTAGTCACCCATCTTCAACAGTTAGCTCACGGTAAGTTTGGTGATGCCGAAGCCGTTGCTAAAGCTATTAAGAAAGCAACCCGTTCTTCTTATCGCCTATCAAAAGTCGTAACAGATTCTGTTGATGAAATTTTGGCGGTCTATGCGAATGAAATTCGGATGTTAAAAAAACAAATCCAAGTTTTGGATAAAACAATTACACAGATATCTACTCAAATCACAGATATCAATTGTTTAACTAGTGTTCCCGGTATTGGCCCAGTTTATGCGGCTGGTATTGTGGCAGAAATTGGTCAAATTGAACGTTTTCCCGATGAAAGTCATATTGCCAAGTATGCTGGCCTGGCTTGGTTACCACATGAATCAGGCACAAGCGTTCGTCAAGCTACACCACGAACTCGTAAGGGTAATCAATATCTTCGTTATTATCTAGTTGAAGCTGCCAACTCGATAAGACGTTATGATGTTACTTACCAACGCTATTACCACAAAAAATATGAAGAGGTACCCAAGTATCGTCATCGTCGAGCTATTGTCTTGACGGCACGAAAGCTTGTAAGATTGGTGGAAGTCTTGCTTAGAAACCATCAATTTTATATACCACCCAAAGTGGTATAGCTTTCGAGTTTACGATACTGAGTCCCTTCTTAACCCGCTAAATTAACTGTTTTAGTGGGCTGGGGAAGCTATACTCTCAAGAACTGATTAATAATAAAAACAAAGCTTTTTACATACTTGACTTATTACCACAAGGCTTATAGCTATTATACCTATTTTTTAAAAAAAATTGCTGAATAATGCTTTGTTAGACCCGTAATAGTATTCCCTGGACCAGGTTAATAAGGTATACTGTATTGTGATACATGCCGGGAAATTACTGACTATAAGAAAAAGAAATTAAATGGGCGCACAAATATGGAAACGTTAACGCAACTTGAACATTTATTATTATGGATTAGTCTGGTTACAATTAGTGTTTTTTTAATTATAATTGTAATTTACTATTATCGTTCCCGAAAAAGATCAAATAATTATCTTGGTAAGCAGCAACTTGAATTACGTTATTTCATTCAAAATCAGGTGGATTATCATGGCCGGCTGATTGGCTATGAGTGTTTATTACGAGAACATGATGCAGATGGTGAATGGCGGTTACCCCGAGAACTGGAAACCCTGCCCTTACAAAGGGTGATGTTTCTATTACAGGATACTTTCAAATCACTTTCCAAGGATCCCATTACTCTGTCAATCAACCTCGAATATGAGCAAATTGTTAGTGATGAATTTGATTATTTTGTGCGGTGGGCAATTAGTAATATCGAGCCGATGCACTTAAACGTGGAATATACGGCCGGGCGCAATAGTGAGCTTTTGAATAAACGAAGATTCAAGCAGCGCGTGATTATGGGATGCATTTTTCGATTGACAACGTCGGCTCCGAACTATCCAACTTGAATGATATTGAGTGGATGCTTCCCGTCACCGATACTTTAAAATGTTCCATGCGTAGTTTTCGCAAAACGGATCCTGATGAGTGGCTGGACTTAAATTTACAGTTTTGGAATCACTTATCACAAGAACGCCATATTAAA contains the following coding sequences:
- a CDS encoding IS110 family transposase, producing MNLYLGIDVGKNKLDFCALDSDQHCRFQDETTNDLNGAVKIKQVILTETKTHHYEKITVGMEATSVYNFHPMTFFAEDSELQALGLSVITINPYTSHHFSQLFDDGKTDAIDAKQLADLLRIKPLGTSVARQENYVALQRLTRERYHLVKQMTDSKNHFLNNLYYRCNTLERELPTSVFGSTMMTLITDEELTLDEAAALPLDELVTHLQQLAHGKFGDAEAVAKAIKKATRSSYRLSKVVTDSVDEILAVYANEIRMLKKQIQVLDKTITQISTQITDINCLTSVPGIGPVYAAGIVAEIGQIERFPDESHIAKYAGLAWLPHESGTSVRQATPRTRKGNQYLRYYLVEAANSIRRYDVTYQRYYHKKYEEVPKYRHRRAIVLTARKLVRLVEVLLRNHQFYIPPKVV
- a CDS encoding DUF1697 domain-containing protein, whose product is MRYLMLLRGINVGGHNRVVMKELRENLAAVGFTNVSSYINSGNLIFDSSHSQTDVTQMVQQLLAQNYIFPVTSLILSAQDYQQDFLTVPQWWGSDRELRHNALFLLPSFDRQSFARIQSQVGDYDQVAYTANIIFWTAPFKKDYSKSFYSKLMKESFYKDITIRNRNTALKLGNLLKNS
- a CDS encoding glutathione peroxidase, whose product is MSIYDYTVTLENGDTYSLEKYRDHPLVIVNTATKCGFAPQFKQLEQLYKEYKDQGLVVLGFPSNQFKQEVSTSEEAAAACRTTYGVSFPMHTIADVNGKDALPLFKYLTEAAPGTLGSAIKWNFTKFLVDREGNVVKRYAPKTNPLKMTDEIEKPLKSTTK